A genomic window from Cricetulus griseus strain 17A/GY chromosome 4, alternate assembly CriGri-PICRH-1.0, whole genome shotgun sequence includes:
- the LOC100759247 gene encoding 60S ribosomal protein L37a encodes MAKRTKKVGIVGKYGTRYCASLRKIVKKIEISQHAKYTCSFCGKTKMKRRAVGIWHCGSCMKTVAGGAWTYNTTSAVTVKSAIRRLKELKDQ; translated from the coding sequence ATGGCCAAACGCACCAAGAAGGTCGGGATCGTCGGGAAATACGGGACCCGCTATTGTGCCTCCCTCCGGAAAATagtgaagaaaattgaaattagCCAGCACGCCAAGTATACTTGCTCCTTCTGTGGCAAGACCAAGATGAAGAGACGAGCTGTTGGCATCTGGCACTGTGGTTCCTGCATGAAAACAGTGGCTGGTGGGGCCTGGACCTACAACACTACATCTGCTGTCACAGTGAAGTCTGCCATCAGAAGACTGAAGGAACTGAAAGACCAGTAG